GGCTTCGTGAGGTCGAGGTTGATGATCTTTGCGCCCACGAAGAGCTGCATGATGATGGAGCCCGTGACGATGGGGCCGATGCCGAGGTGGACGACCGAGCCGCTTGCGCCGGCCAGGATCGCTCGGAACTGCTGGAAGACGTCGATCGTGCCCTCGCCCAGTCCGAAGATGGCGATGTTGGCGAGGAAGAAGTAGGCGACGAGGCAGACGAGAGACCAGGCGAGCTTCGAGCGGAAGTGGACGTGCCCCTCGGGCTTCTGCACCGCGGGGAACCGCTTGGCAAGCGGCTCCAGCTTGTACAGCAAGCTCTTCTTCTCTTCCGCCATGACCGCCTCGCCGGGATTCCGCCTGCCCCTTATAACGGTTTACTTCCTGCCCGCGCCGCGGCCCGCGTCGGCCTTTTCGGATTTTCCGCCGGCCGACGCTCCCGGCTTGGCCGCGCCCTTGCCGGGCCCTCCCGCAGGAGCCGGCGGCGCCTTGGCCTTCGGAGGCTTGGGAACGGCGGTCACCGTGACCTCGCCGCCGGACTCCTTCACGCGCGTCACGGCGTTTCCGCTGGCGCGCTCCACCGTGATGCGCCACTTGCGCCGCGGCGTCCCGGTCGAGAGGAGCTTGTTGTAGCCCACGTCCGCGAGGTTCACCGTGTACACGTCGCCTTCGCGCGTCACGCTGCCGTCGGCGAGGAACCGCTCCGCGCGCTCCTCGAGCTGCCGAAGGTCGATGGCGACCTGCGGCTCGAAGACCTGCTGGGGCCGGTTGAAGCCCTTGCGGTCGAAGTGCTCGGGGTCGTAGAGCCGGTAGTGGAGGATCCTGTGCCCGAAGCTGCCCGCGTGGCCCTTGCCGCCGCGCAGGCCCGCGCCGCGGCCCTTCTTCTTGCCGCGGCCGTGCTCGCGCGACCCGCGGTTCTTGTGCGTCTTGTTCGTCTTCTTGGCCATGCGGTCACACCATCCGCCGGATCAGGAGTTGGATCTCGCCGCCCCAGTACCCGAGCGCCCCCTCGGGGTAGTGGCGCTTGTTGCCGCCGTAGCCGCCGCGCGGCGGGTTCAGGCGGAGCACCGGCTTTGCGGCGTCGGCGAGCTTGGCCTCGCCCTTCGAGAGCGCCTGCGCGAAGGCCTTGAGCGAGGGGAAGCCCATCGCCTGCACCGTGTCGTCGTTGAGCGGCCGGTCACCGGCGAGCCTGCCGCGCGCGCGCAGCACCTGCTCGAGCGTGGAGGCGTCGATCTCGCCGTAGGCGATGTAGTCGCGCGCCTTGCGGAGCATGCCTTCGGTCGTCTCGTTCTTGGGGACGACGACGGCGTGGTTGGGGCGCGAGAGGCGCAGCTGGTCGAGCGTGAGCGCGATGTCGTGGCGGACCATCTGCGTGCCGCGCACGCGGACGGCAAGGTAGGCGCCGCTCATCCGACCACGCTTCCTTCGGCAAGCGCGAGGACCTCGCGCTGGCTCGCACGGACCTTGACGCCCGAGGCCCTGCGCAGGGCCTCGAAGGCGGCCTTGGCGCTGTTGATCGTGGTCTTCGTCTGGCCCTCGGCGCGGCCCCAGACGTCGCGCACGCCGGCGAATTTCAGGATTTGCTTGGCGACGTCGCCCGTCGCAAGCCCGACGCCGCGGGGCGCGGGCTTGAGCGTGATCTCGACGCTTGCGCTCTTGCCCGTGACGGCCACGGGGACCGTGTGGGCCGTGCGGCAGGCGCACTGCCAGGAGCCGCAGCCGCGGCGGACCTCGATGAGGTTGAGCTTGGCGTTGTCGATCGCGCGCTGGATCGTGGGGCCGACCTCCTTGCCCTTGGCCATGCCAAGGCCCACGAAGCCGTCGCGGTTGCCGATCACGGACACCACGCGGAACTTCACGCGACGCCCGGAGTCGGTCATGCGCTGGACCATGTTCACGTCGATGACCTCGTCCTCGAGGTTGGGCAGCAGGATGTCCACGACCTCGCTCTCGCGAAGCGGCAGGCCGGAGGAGAGCGCCTGGCTCATGGTCGTGATCTCGCCGGCCTTGACGCGCCGGCCAAGCTCGGTCTTGGGCTGCCAGGCGCCAAGGTCGCGCGCGGGCGCGTCGAAGCGCCGGCGGGGGCCGCCGCCGCGGCCGCCTCGCTCGCCGCCGAAGCGGCGGGGGGCGGGAGCCTCGGGCGCGGGCGCGGACGGGGGAGACGTTTCGTTGGTCATCGGGATGCCCCTCCAGTGGTGGCGGGCTTGGAGTTCGGTTTGCCGGATTCGATCTTGGCCTTCGTGGCCGCAAAGACGCCTTCGGCAAGGTCGTCGATGTGCTCGCCCTTGACGCGCGCGGCGTCGGGCAGCACGTCGTTGCCGTGCGGAACGTCGATGCCGGCGTCGAGGACGCCTTGCAGGGCCGCGAAGATGCGCCCGCCCTTGCTCGGGATCTGCCGGCCGATGTCGAGCACGGCCTCCTTCACGCCGGTGGCCGCCGCGCGGCGGCCGGCGAGGTACCCGACGAGGTAGGCGGCGGGCGTGTTCTTGGCCGCGCCCGTCCAGCCGAAGCCGGAGAGCTCGCGGGCCTGCGCCTGGGCGAGCACGACGTCGCCTTGCGCGTCGTAGCCGACGAGCTGGACGATGAGGTTCGCGGTCTTCTTGCGGACGACCAGGCGCGGCTTGCGCGCCTTCAGGAGCGCGAGCCGCCGGCGGTAGTCCGTGCGGTTCTCGCGCCGTCGGCGCATCGCGACGTGGTAGCGGGGTCCGTCGGCCATCGTCAGGCACCTCCGGCGGGCGGTTCCTTGAGCACGCCTTCCGTGCGGAGGTGGCTCAAGAGGTGGTTCTTGCTGCGGTAGACGCCGCCCTTGGCGCGCAGGTACTGCGCGCGGTAGTCGCGGGGGCTGATCTTGCCCTCGTCGCGAAGCTGCGCGAGCACGCGGCGGAGGGGGCGGATCGTCCGCACCCAGCGCGTCTTGCGAGGCGAGCGGGCCTTGCTGCCCTGCGCGCCCTTGCGGGAGCCCTCGCCCTTGCGGCGTCCGCTCTTCTTCTGGATCGCAAGCGCGCGGGCGCGGCCGCGCGAGACGCCCGTCTCCTGGAGCTTCTCGATCCAGCCGCGCGCGATGAGCTTGCGGACGTCGGAGCGCGTGACGGCCGCGGCGACCTCCTCGGCGTGGAGGGGGTCGATCCAGATGCGGGAGGCCCCGCAGTCGAGGAGGAGGGCGGCCATGCGGCGTTGGTTGCGAAGGTCGGTCATTTCGATCCCCTCCGGGGATTGAGGATGCGGACGCCGCGGGCGGCCGCCTCCTTCTCGATCGTTTCGCGCGTGCGCGCGCCCACGGAGCCGCCCACGCGGGCGGCCTGGGTGTCCGGGTTCACCTTCGAGAGGTCCGCGGCGTTGTGCACGAGGACCTCCTCGAAGCCCGAGGGATGCAGCCCGCGGACGGCCGCCGGGCCGCCGTAGCCGGCCTTGGGGACGGCCGGGCGGTAGCGGTACATCTTGAGCTGCTTGTTCGAGATGCCCATGGGGCGCCGCCACACGTTGCGGTCGATCTTCTTGTAGCGGAACCATTGGTCGCGCGGGAAGTCGGGCCGTCGGCGCGAAAGCTCGCGGCGAAGCGCGAGCGCCTTGCGCGTGGCCTCGTCGAGCTTGGGCTTGGCGCGGGTCCGGTAGACCCGCTCGGCCTCTTCGACGATCTCGACCTTCTCCTTCTTGGGCTTGGGGCGGCCCTTGCGCTCCTCGCGGGCGCTCTCCTCGACGACCTCGATGCGCTGCTCTTCCTCGGCCGCCGGCGGCGCCGAGAGCTCGGCTACGCCCTTCAGGATGGCCTCGGCAAGCTTGGGGCCCACGCCCTCGACGGCAAGCAGGTCCTCCTTGGTCGCCCGCTTGAGCTTCTCCATCGACGTGAAGCCGGCGTCGTAGAGGGCTTCGGCCTTCTTCTCGCCGACGCCCGGGATCTTCGCGAACTCCTTGATCGTGTCCTCTCGCGTCACGTCGCTCACCTCGGCTTGTGCGTGATGTAGATGCCGTCCTGGAAGACGCGCGGGTCAAAGCCGCGGATGCGCGTGGCCTGCTCGATGTTTGCGGCCGTCTGCGCGACGTTCTCGAGGTGGACGCCGGTCACGCTCACCGCGTCGCCCTCGACCTTCACGGCGACGCCCTCGCGGATGCTGGCCCGCCGCGGCGTCTTCTCGCCCAGGAAGTTCTCGATGACAAACTGCTTGCCCTGGACCTTCGTCTTGATCGGGAAGTGGCTGAAGACGATCTTCAGCTTGTACTCCCACTCGGCCTGCACGCCGCTTACCATGTTGCGTAGGTGCGAGGCGTAGGTGCCCACGAGCGCCTTCTGGCGGCGGCGGGGAAGCTCGCACGACACGACGAGCTCGTCGCCTTGCTGGGCGAGGGCCACGGAGGCCTCCGGGAAGGCGCGGACGAGCTCGCCCTTGGGCCCCTTGACCTTGACGTCGCGGTCCTCGACGGTGACCGTGACGCCCTTGGGGATCGGGATCGTTTCCTTCGCGAGCGCTTGCACCATGGTTTCCCTCAGTAGACGTAGGCCAGGAGCTTCCCGCCGGTTCCGAGCTCCTTGGCGGCGGCGTGGCTGATCACGCCCTGGGTGGTCGTCAGGATGAGCGTGCCGAAGTCGCGCGCGGGAAGGTACCGGCTCTCCCAGCGCTCGAACTCCTGCCGCTTCACGTTGAAGCGCGGCTTCACGACGCCGCACTCGTTGATGTGGCCGACGAGCTTCACGCGGAAGAACCCGCTCGCGCCGTCGTCCACGAACTCGAAGGGCCCGATGTAGCCCGCGTCGAGCATGACCTTGAGCACGCGGCCGACGAGCTTGCTCGCGGGCCGGATGTCGCAGGTGAGCTTGCCCACGCGCTCGGCGTTCTTGAGGAGCGTCAAGGCGTCTGCCAGAGGATCGTTTTGCATTCCGTCTCACCTTCAGGAGTACTTCTTGAATCCGAGGTCCGGTCCGATCTCGCGGAAGCAGTGGCGGCACACGAAGAGCCGGTACTTCCGGATGAGCCCGGTGAACACGCCGCAGCGCTGGCAGCGGTTGGCGCCGCGGCCGAAGCGGGCGTTCGGGGGAAGCTCGGGGGCGTTCGTCGCGTCGGTCATTCCTCCAGCACCTCCACGGGGAAGTTGGCCTTCACCCAGGCGATGCCCTCCTCGCGGACGATGCGCGAGGCGCGCGGGATGCGCGAGGGCAGCACGCGTCGGCGCTTCACCCGGTAGCCGGGGCGCGAAAGCGTGGCCGTGACGTTGAGGCCGAAGATGCCGATGTCGGGATCGTACTTCATGCCGGGGAAGTCCGTGTGGTCGGAGAAGCCGAAGTTGAGGTTGCCCTCCTGGTCGAAGTTCCACGGGTCCAGCTTGTTGTTGCGGACCTCAAGGCACGTCTTCAGGAAGTCTTTGGCCGCCGCGCCGCGCAGCGTGACCTTGCAGCCGATGGGAAGCCCCACCCGCAGGTTCCAGTCGCGGTTGGCCACCCTCGAGAGCGTGCGGACGGGCTTGCGCTTGGTGAGCTGCGAGAGCACCTTCTCGGCCTTGATGAGCCTCTCGCCCGCCTCGCCGACGCCGATGTTGATGATGACCTTCTCCAGGCGCGGCGCCTGCATGGGGTTCGCGTACGCGAAGTCTTGAACGGCGCTCATTGGATCGCCACCTCCGGGATCCGGATCTCCGGCTCGTCCTTGCCGACGACGAACACGTAGGGCTTCACGGTGGCAAACGCGCGGTCGCCCGCGCGAAGCTCGACGAGGTTCGCGCGCGGCTCGTGCGTGACCACGATCTTCGTGATCGTGGCAAGCTCGCCCACGTGCGATCCGCCCGTGATGTACGCGAGCATGCCCTCGGCGAGAGCGTGGTGCCCCGCCACCTTCTGCTCGGGAAGCTTGAGCTTGAGCACGTCGCCCGTGGCGTACTTGTTCTCCTTGATCTGCAGGTTGCGCCCGTCGTGGAGGTTGAGCTGGAACTGCCCCTCCTTCACGGTCGTCTTGCCCTCCACGCGGCAGAGCTTCCAGTCGGCCTGGGCCTTTGGGATGTCCACGAGACGCAGCCGTCCGGCCGTGTCCACGAGCGCGCGGTAGTGCCGGTCGACCTTCGGGATCGACAGCACGTCCATGAGGCCCACGCCGCGCTTGTAGTCGGTGACGACCCGGCCGTCGACGAGGACCTCGCGGGCGCCCAGGATGCGCTGAGCCTCGCGCGAGGTGTCGCAGAGGTGGAGGTAGTCGCGAAGCACGATGGCCATGGGAACGCTCTCCTCGCCGGCGTGCGGTCCGGCGCGGGGCTTTGTCGCCCACTTGTGGGCCTTGCGGGGGACCGT
This genomic stretch from Candidatus Thermoplasmatota archaeon harbors:
- a CDS encoding uL15 family ribosomal protein — encoded protein: MAKKTNKTHKNRGSREHGRGKKKGRGAGLRGGKGHAGSFGHRILHYRLYDPEHFDRKGFNRPQQVFEPQVAIDLRQLEERAERFLADGSVTREGDVYTVNLADVGYNKLLSTGTPRRKWRITVERASGNAVTRVKESGGEVTVTAVPKPPKAKAPPAPAGGPGKGAAKPGASAGGKSEKADAGRGAGRK
- a CDS encoding 50S ribosomal protein L30, yielding MSGAYLAVRVRGTQMVRHDIALTLDQLRLSRPNHAVVVPKNETTEGMLRKARDYIAYGEIDASTLEQVLRARGRLAGDRPLNDDTVQAMGFPSLKAFAQALSKGEAKLADAAKPVLRLNPPRGGYGGNKRHYPEGALGYWGGEIQLLIRRMV
- a CDS encoding 30S ribosomal protein S5 translates to MTNETSPPSAPAPEAPAPRRFGGERGGRGGGPRRRFDAPARDLGAWQPKTELGRRVKAGEITTMSQALSSGLPLRESEVVDILLPNLEDEVIDVNMVQRMTDSGRRVKFRVVSVIGNRDGFVGLGMAKGKEVGPTIQRAIDNAKLNLIEVRRGCGSWQCACRTAHTVPVAVTGKSASVEITLKPAPRGVGLATGDVAKQILKFAGVRDVWGRAEGQTKTTINSAKAAFEALRRASGVKVRASQREVLALAEGSVVG
- a CDS encoding 50S ribosomal protein L18, encoding MADGPRYHVAMRRRRENRTDYRRRLALLKARKPRLVVRKKTANLIVQLVGYDAQGDVVLAQAQARELSGFGWTGAAKNTPAAYLVGYLAGRRAAATGVKEAVLDIGRQIPSKGGRIFAALQGVLDAGIDVPHGNDVLPDAARVKGEHIDDLAEGVFAATKAKIESGKPNSKPATTGGASR
- a CDS encoding 50S ribosomal protein L19e produces the protein MTDLRNQRRMAALLLDCGASRIWIDPLHAEEVAAAVTRSDVRKLIARGWIEKLQETGVSRGRARALAIQKKSGRRKGEGSRKGAQGSKARSPRKTRWVRTIRPLRRVLAQLRDEGKISPRDYRAQYLRAKGGVYRSKNHLLSHLRTEGVLKEPPAGGA
- a CDS encoding 50S ribosomal protein L32e; protein product: MTREDTIKEFAKIPGVGEKKAEALYDAGFTSMEKLKRATKEDLLAVEGVGPKLAEAILKGVAELSAPPAAEEEQRIEVVEESAREERKGRPKPKKEKVEIVEEAERVYRTRAKPKLDEATRKALALRRELSRRRPDFPRDQWFRYKKIDRNVWRRPMGISNKQLKMYRYRPAVPKAGYGGPAAVRGLHPSGFEEVLVHNAADLSKVNPDTQAARVGGSVGARTRETIEKEAAARGVRILNPRRGSK
- a CDS encoding 50S ribosomal protein L6, with the translated sequence MVQALAKETIPIPKGVTVTVEDRDVKVKGPKGELVRAFPEASVALAQQGDELVVSCELPRRRQKALVGTYASHLRNMVSGVQAEWEYKLKIVFSHFPIKTKVQGKQFVIENFLGEKTPRRASIREGVAVKVEGDAVSVTGVHLENVAQTAANIEQATRIRGFDPRVFQDGIYITHKPR
- a CDS encoding 30S ribosomal protein S8, yielding MQNDPLADALTLLKNAERVGKLTCDIRPASKLVGRVLKVMLDAGYIGPFEFVDDGASGFFRVKLVGHINECGVVKPRFNVKRQEFERWESRYLPARDFGTLILTTTQGVISHAAAKELGTGGKLLAYVY
- a CDS encoding 30S ribosomal protein S14, yielding MTDATNAPELPPNARFGRGANRCQRCGVFTGLIRKYRLFVCRHCFREIGPDLGFKKYS
- a CDS encoding 50S ribosomal protein L5 encodes the protein MSAVQDFAYANPMQAPRLEKVIINIGVGEAGERLIKAEKVLSQLTKRKPVRTLSRVANRDWNLRVGLPIGCKVTLRGAAAKDFLKTCLEVRNNKLDPWNFDQEGNLNFGFSDHTDFPGMKYDPDIGIFGLNVTATLSRPGYRVKRRRVLPSRIPRASRIVREEGIAWVKANFPVEVLEE
- a CDS encoding 30S ribosomal protein S4e: MSKHLKRLAVPRRWTVPRKAHKWATKPRAGPHAGEESVPMAIVLRDYLHLCDTSREAQRILGAREVLVDGRVVTDYKRGVGLMDVLSIPKVDRHYRALVDTAGRLRLVDIPKAQADWKLCRVEGKTTVKEGQFQLNLHDGRNLQIKENKYATGDVLKLKLPEQKVAGHHALAEGMLAYITGGSHVGELATITKIVVTHEPRANLVELRAGDRAFATVKPYVFVVGKDEPEIRIPEVAIQ